One Rhea pennata isolate bPtePen1 chromosome 3, bPtePen1.pri, whole genome shotgun sequence DNA segment encodes these proteins:
- the TIAM2 gene encoding rho guanine nucleotide exchange factor TIAM2 isoform X1 yields MEGQKDNQDPPPRPLARHLSDADRLRKVIQELMDTEKSYVKDLSCLFELYLEPLQNETFLTQDEMESLFGSLPEMLDFQKVFLETLEDGISSSSDFNTLETPSQFRKLLFSLGGSFLYYADHFKLYSGFCANHIKVQKVLERAKTDSAFKAFLDARNPTKQHSSTLESYLIKPVQRVLKYPLLLKELVSLTDNESEEHYHLTEALKAMEKVASHINEMQKIYEDYGTVFDQLVADQSGTEKEVTELSMGELLMHSTVSWLNPFPSLSKARKDLELTVFVFKRAVILVHKENCKLKKKMPTNVRAAHNYGDLDPFKFRWLIPLSALQVRLGNTAGTENSCVWELIHTKSELEGRPETIFQLCSSDCENKTNIVKVIRSILRENFRRHIKCELPLEKTCKDRLVPLKNRVPATAKLASTRSLKVLKNSCSSEWNTDTGKGNFQDSDECSLSSSTQSSSCHTTESTQEPKNSSPDKHLQSCASDFSNVLVKESDILSDDDDDDDYQSLKKGSPTKDIEIQFQRLKISEEPSTDSERDQATENEEGDSFKTDEHPKLVRGHFCPVKRKVNSTKRNRGTLLAMQERHQSLDSHSDAANLDLNSILEREFSVQSLASVVNEDCFYETVERHGKS; encoded by the exons ATGGAAGGACAGAAGGACAACCAGGATCCGCCACCACGACCACTGGCTCGGCACCTTTCTGATGCAGATAGATTGAGAAAAGTCATCCAAGAACTTATGGACACTGAGAAATCTTATGTCAAg GACTTGAGCTGCCTGTTTGAGCTGTACTTGGAACCCCTTCAGAATGAAACTTTCCTTACCCAAGATGAG ATGGAGTCCTTGTTTGGCAGCCTGCCGGAAATGCTGGATTTCCAGAAGGTGTTTCTGGAGACCCTTGAAGATggaatttcttcctcctcagatTTTAATACACTGGAAACACCATCCCAGTTCCGA AAGTTGCTGTTTTCCCTCGGAGGTTCCTTTCTGTATTATGCTGACCACTTTAAACTGTACAGTGGCTTCTGTGCAAACCACATCAAAGTTCAGAAAGTTCTTGAGAGAG CCAAAACAGATAGTGCCTTTAAGGCCTTTCTGGATGCTCGAAACCCCACGAAGCAACATTCTTCTACGCTGGAGTCGTATCTCATAAAGCCTGTCCAGAGAGTGCTGAAATACCCTCTACTGTTAAAAGAGCTGGTGTCTCTGACAGATAACGAGAGTGAGGAGCACTATCATTTGACAG AAGCACTGAAGGCAATGGAAAAAGTAGCCAGTCACATCAATGAGATGCAGAAGATATATGAAGATTATGGCACTGTATTTGATCAGCTGGTTGCAGACCAAAGTGGAACAGAGAAGgag GTGACAGAGCTTTCAATGGGAGAACTTCTGATGCATTCTACAGTTTCCTGGCTGAATCCTTTCCCATCTCTgagcaaagcaagaaaagacCTTGAACTTACAGTGTTTG ttTTTAAGAGGGCTGTAATACTTGTACATAAGGAGAactgcaaactgaaaaagaaaatg cccACTAATGTTCGTGCTGCACATAATTATGGTGACTTGGATCCATTTAAATTTCGTTGGCTGATTCCTTTATCTGCTCTTCAAGTTCGACTGGGGAATACAGCAG gaacagaaaacagttgTGTCTGGGAACTGATTCACACCAAGTCAGAACTAGAAGGCAGACCAGAAACTATTTTTCAGTTGTGCAGCAG TGACTGCGAGAACAAGACTAACATTGTGAAGGTGATCCGTTCTATTTTGCGGGAGAATTTCAGACGTCACATAAAATGTGAGCTGCCACTGGAGAAAACCTGTAAAGATCGCCTTGTGCCACTCAAGAACCGTGTGCCTGCAACAGCCAAACTGG cTTCCACGAGGTCTTTGAAGGTACTGAAGAACTCCTGCAGTAGCGAGTGGAACACTGACACAGGGAAAGGTAACTTCCAGGATTCTGATGAGTGCAGCTTGAGTAGCAGTactcagagcagcagctgccacacCACTGAGAGCACACAGGAGCCCAAAAATTCCTCTCCTGATAAACATTTACAGAGCTGTGCATCAGACTTTTCCAATGTTCTTGTCAAGGAATCTGATATTCtcagtgatgatgatgatgatgatgactaTCAGAGCCTAAAGAAAGGCAGTCCTACTAAAGATATTGAAATACAGTTCCAACGACTGAAGATTTCAGAAGAACCAAGTACTGACTCTGAACGAGATCAGGCCACTGAAAATGAGGAAGGGGATAGTTTCAAGACAGATGAGCATCCAAAGCTGGTGCGTGGCCATTTCTGCCCAGTTAAGAGAAAAGTAAACAGCACAAAGCGTAACAGAGGAACTTTACTGGCAATGCAAGAACGTCACCAATCCCTTGACAGTCATTCTGATGCTGCAAACTTGGATCTGAACTCTATTTTAGAGAGAGAATTTAGTGTCCAGAGCTTAGCATCTGTAGTTAATGAGGACTGTTTTTATGAAACTGTGGAAAGGCATGGAAAATCCTAG